One stretch of Brachyhypopomus gauderio isolate BG-103 chromosome 10, BGAUD_0.2, whole genome shotgun sequence DNA includes these proteins:
- the ndufa8 gene encoding NADH dehydrogenase [ubiquinone] 1 alpha subcomplex subunit 8, with protein sequence MPGDLNIPTLAELNVEEVSVSSAVLKAAAHHYGSQCDKPNKEFMLCRWEEKDPRKCLDEGKKVNECAINFFRQIKANCAEAFTEYWTCLDYSNLIELRRCRPQQKVFDDCVLEKLGWERPQLGDLSKVTKVTTSRSLPENPYHARPKPPPNPVTTDAPLEPSKHGSRLFFWNW encoded by the exons ATGCCCGGCGATCTTAATATTCCGACATTGGCTGAATTGAATGTCGAGGAG GTAAGTGTATCATCGGCTGTACTCAAGGCAGCTGCGCACCATTATGGCTCACAGTGTGACAAGCCCAACAAGGAGTTCATGCTGTGCAGATGGGAAGAAAAGGACCCTAGGAAGTGTCTGGACGAAGGGAAGAAAGTCAATGAATGTGCAATTAACTTCTTCAG GCAGATTAAGGCGAACTGTGCTGAGGCCTTCACCGAGTACTGGACGTGTCTGGACTACTCCAACCTGATTGAGCTTCGGCGCTGCCGTCCGCAGCAGAAGGTGTTTGATGACTGTGTGCTGGAGAAACTTGGCTGGGAGAGACCCCAACTGGGGGACCTGTCCAAG GTGACCAAGGTTACTACCTCTCGGTCCTTGCCGGAGAACCCCTACCACGCCAGACCCAAGCCACCACCCAACCCCGTCACTACTGATGCTCCACTGGAGCCCTCCAAACATGGAAGCCGCTTGTTTTTCTGGAACTGGTGA
- the morn5 gene encoding MORN repeat-containing protein 5 isoform X1 — MEGRGEYTFTTQTRYEGEMKDGMFHGEGVLYFPNGSRFEGTWENGISKQGCYTFSDGLEYQETDWDYCDGYDRRFYTERCHRLRPAGESQLTDENPPRVIPDGCYDCGDGFYDPITRVISDYEGNFLRNADDQEQEWIVWTCRKSWDEFVGHSPGNGTPDDQ; from the exons ATGGAAGGCAGAGGAGAGTATACGTTTACCACCCAGACCAGATATGAAGGGGAAATGAAGGACGGGATGTTTCATGGAGAAGGAGTGCTATACTTTCCCAATGGAAGCCGATTTGAGGGAACGTGGGAAAACGGAATATCCAAACAG GGCTGCTATACTTTCTCTGATGGGCTGGAGTACCAGGAAACAGACTGGGACTACTGTGATGGTTATGATCGACGCTTTTACACAGAGAGATGCCACAGACTGAGACCTGCAG GAGAGTCCCAGCTGACTGATGAGAACCCCCCCCGGGTGATTCCTGATGGTTGCTATGACTGCGGAGACGGCTTCTACGATCCTATTACCAGAGTCATTAGTGACTACGAGGGCAATTTTCTTAGAAATGCTG ATGACCAAGAACAAGAATGGATAGTATGGACATGTCGGAAGAGCTGGGATGAGTTCGTGGGCCACTCTCCTGGGAACGGTACACCGGACGACCAGTGA
- the morn5 gene encoding MORN repeat-containing protein 5 isoform X3 gives MEFTGSGYTGTYKNGRMEGRGEYTFTTQTRYEGEMKDGMFHGEGVLYFPNGSRFEGTWENGISKQGCYTFSDGLEYQETDWDYCDGYDRRFYTERCHRLRPAGESQLTDENPPRVIPDGCYDCGDGFYDPITRVISDYEGNFLRNADDQEQEWIVWTCRKSWDEFVGHSPGNGTPDDQ, from the exons ATGGAGTTTACAGGTAGCGGTTATACTGGCACTTACAAAAACGGGAG GATGGAAGGCAGAGGAGAGTATACGTTTACCACCCAGACCAGATATGAAGGGGAAATGAAGGACGGGATGTTTCATGGAGAAGGAGTGCTATACTTTCCCAATGGAAGCCGATTTGAGGGAACGTGGGAAAACGGAATATCCAAACAG GGCTGCTATACTTTCTCTGATGGGCTGGAGTACCAGGAAACAGACTGGGACTACTGTGATGGTTATGATCGACGCTTTTACACAGAGAGATGCCACAGACTGAGACCTGCAG GAGAGTCCCAGCTGACTGATGAGAACCCCCCCCGGGTGATTCCTGATGGTTGCTATGACTGCGGAGACGGCTTCTACGATCCTATTACCAGAGTCATTAGTGACTACGAGGGCAATTTTCTTAGAAATGCTG ATGACCAAGAACAAGAATGGATAGTATGGACATGTCGGAAGAGCTGGGATGAGTTCGTGGGCCACTCTCCTGGGAACGGTACACCGGACGACCAGTGA
- the morn5 gene encoding MORN repeat-containing protein 5 isoform X2, translated as MEFTGSGYTGTYKNGRMEGRGEYTFTTQTRYEGEMKDGMFHGEGVLYFPNGSRFEGTWENGISKQGCYTFSDGLEYQETDWDYCDGYDRRFYTERCHRLRPAGESQLTDENPPRVIPDGCYDCGDGFYDPITRVISDYEGNFLRNAGPGTGDQACDAY; from the exons ATGGAGTTTACAGGTAGCGGTTATACTGGCACTTACAAAAACGGGAG GATGGAAGGCAGAGGAGAGTATACGTTTACCACCCAGACCAGATATGAAGGGGAAATGAAGGACGGGATGTTTCATGGAGAAGGAGTGCTATACTTTCCCAATGGAAGCCGATTTGAGGGAACGTGGGAAAACGGAATATCCAAACAG GGCTGCTATACTTTCTCTGATGGGCTGGAGTACCAGGAAACAGACTGGGACTACTGTGATGGTTATGATCGACGCTTTTACACAGAGAGATGCCACAGACTGAGACCTGCAG GAGAGTCCCAGCTGACTGATGAGAACCCCCCCCGGGTGATTCCTGATGGTTGCTATGACTGCGGAGACGGCTTCTACGATCCTATTACCAGAGTCATTAGTGACTACGAGGGCAATTTTCTTAGAAATGCTG GACCCGGGACAGGGGACCAGGCTTGTGATGCATACTGA